Proteins encoded by one window of Cloeon dipterum chromosome 4, ieCloDipt1.1, whole genome shotgun sequence:
- the LOC135941847 gene encoding serine/threonine-protein phosphatase 6 regulatory ankyrin repeat subunit B-like, with protein sequence MLAEYKGDGNLFDMFDKIVRHKVEICLVRENGGKDVGEEVIDKSLKFIQLVASRFVRGMKIDQGSVRKEDLEKMYAFGVVTYYNDTVNFTHQTFAEFLTARKFLYDLKNPLDEEVPLFNDELMQCRKFVDLFFSTEKGKHASYAEAFAYCAKSTEPLKLINQICGENLSQMFKLLNPDLSLKDKDGKNALHFALQHLEMVKIVHEKNSKLANETTKYKESCLHLAIADEKCSEEVALWLLQNADVDKNAETIIQDTPLLLACETKKWEVAQLLLSKYNVEVKKWSLGEISILLHVVQSNNLNLVRAVLGKGANVNLKNDYGITPLHVAACCNKNPDIINILIENGAKDTTESEYELSSLHLAALYNPVLEIIQRLLENGADVHSKDMEDLTALHLAAGYNKNPEILKTLLQNGAKVNANDFNKWNALHCAASFNPVTEFIQELLENGADVDSRNKDGNTALHLAAAYNKNSEIVKILLENGAKVNAKNNAEWTALHLAARHNPVAEMVQKLLDNGAEVHSKVLEGLTPLHLAAGFNKNPEIVKILLENSANVNAQNDTKWTALHFAAEYNEAAEMVQKLLDNGADVHSKGPDGCTALHLAAGCNKNPEIVKILLDNGAELDAQDNKKRTALHCAANFNQVVEVIQELLENGADVDSQEHRGNTALNLASGWNENPEIVKILLENGAKVNENDNNKSTALHYAAKFNPVAEIVQNLLDNGADVHSNCLEGLTALHLAAGFNKNLEVVKILLEKGANVNAQSNDHWTVLHYAAKFNPIAEVVQKLVKNGADVHSQDQEGSSALHLAARWNENQEIVKNLLQNGGVVNANDNNKYTALHCAAKFNPMAEVIQVLLENGANVESQNKDGNTALHLAAGWNKNPAIVTILLQNGAKVNENDNTKWTALHYASKFNPVAEMVQELLDNGANVQSQDENGLSALHLAAGWNENPEIVKILFGHKAEVNTEDNKKSTALHLAAKFNPVAEVIQELLDNGADVHSNGLDGLTAVHLAAGYNKNPEIVKILLQNGAKVNAIDNNKWTALHYAAKFNPIAVVIQELLENGANVNSQDCRGNTALNLAAGWNNNSEIITILLQNGAKVNENDNNKFTSLHYAAKFNPDTELVQKLIDNGTDVHSKDQEGLTPLHLAAGFNKNPELVTILLENGANVNSQSNTKWTALHFAAEYNEAAEMVQKLLDNGADVHSKGPEGLTALHLAAGCSKNPEIVKILLQNGAEVNAEQNSKWTALHYAAENNHNEEIVRKLLENGADVHSRNQDGLSALHLAIEGNENREIIKILLDNGAKVNAQDNKKLTALHYAIRSNKVATVVENLLDKGAEVNSKTITGQSAIHLAAMYNKNAEILQILLDKGAKVNAKDIDDWTALHYAARYNPASNIIQKLLENSADVLAQSTDGLTALHLAARWNTNPEIVKVLLEKGANVNAQNNNKWTSLHLAVRYNPTSEIVQMLLENGVDVHSQIKDGYTALHLSAMYNKNPDILKILLQNDAKVNAQDNNTFTALHLAARFNPTREIVQNLCENGADVLLEIEAGLTALHLAAGWNENADIVKTLLENGAKVNAQNNDRVSALHFAARFNPASEIIQMLLENGADVHLHDQDGYTALQLAAEYNTNPEIVQILLANGAKLNET encoded by the coding sequence ATGTTGGCCGAGTACAAAggtgatggaaacttgtttgaCATGTTTGACAAAATAGTGCGGCACAAAGTAGAAATTTGTTTGGTAAGAGAAAATGGTGGCAAAGATGTCGGAGAGGAGGTTATTGACAAAtctttgaaattcattcaattggTGGCCTCCCGTTTTGTGAGAGGAATGAAGATCGACCAAGGCAGCGTAAGAAAAGAAGATTTGGAAAAGATGTACGCTTTTGGAGTTGTGACATATTACAATGACACAGTAAATTTCACTCACCAAACGTTTGCAGAATTTCTCACCGCACGAAAATTCCtatatgatttgaaaaatccatTAGATGAAGAAGTGCCCTTGTTCAATGATGAATTGATGCAGTGCAGGAAATTCGTTGACCTCTTCTTTTCTACGGAGAAGGGGAAGCACGCATCCTACGCAGAGGCTTTTGCATATTGTGCTAAATCAACCGAGcctttgaaattaatcaacCAAATTTGCGGAGAGAATTTGTCACAAATGTTCAAGTTGCTCAACCCCGATCTCTCATTAAAAGATAAAGACGGAAAAAACGCTTTGCACTTCGCTTTGCAACACCTTGAAATGGTCAAGATAGTGCAcgaaaaaaacagcaaattagCGAATGAAACAACCAAGTACAAAGAAAGCTGTCTCCACCTGGCGATTGCTGACGAAAAATGCAGCGAGGAAGTGGCTCTTTGGCTCTTGCAAAACGCTGACGTGGACAAAAACGCTGAAACCATAATTCAAGACACACCGCTTCTGCTGGcttgtgaaacaaaaaaatgggaAGTGGCACAACTGCTTTTATCGAAGTACAAtgttgaagtaaaaaaatggagTCTAGgagaaatatcaattttgctcCATGTTGTCCagtcaaacaatttaaatttagttcgAGCAGTTCTTGGTAAGGGCGCCAatgtcaatttgaaaaatgattatgGAATAACACCTCTTCACGTTGCTGCTTGTTGTAACAAAAATCCAGatataattaacattttgattgaaaatggTGCTAAAGATACCACAGAAAGCGAATACGAGTTGTCCAGTCTGCATTTGGCCGCTTTATATAACCCAGTTCTAGAAATTATCCAAAGGCTGCTCGAAAATGGTGCCGACGTTCATTCAAAAGATATGGAAGATCTAACAGCCCTTCACCTAGCTGCTGGGTATAACAAAAATccagaaatattgaaaactttACTTCAAAATGGTGCCAAAGTAAACGCAAACGACTTTAACAAATGGAACGCACTGCATTGCGCCGCTAGTTTTAACCCAGTTACAGAATTTATCCAAGAGTTGCTTGAAAACGGAGCCGACGTTGATTCACGAAATAAGGATGGAAATACAGCCCTTCACCTAGCTGCTGCCTATAACAAAAACTCTGAAATagtgaaaatattgcttgAAAATGGTGCTAAAGTAAACGCAAAAAACAATGCAGAGTGGACCGCACTGCACTTGGCCGCAAGACATAACCCAGTTGCAGAAATGGTCCAAAAGCTTCTCGACAACGGCGCAGAAGTTCATTCTAAAGTGTTAGAAGGATTAACACCTCTTCACCTTGCTGCTGGGTTTAACAAAAACCCTGAAATagtcaaaattttgcttgaaaatagCGCCAACGTAAACGCACAAAACGATACTAAATGGACCGCATTGCATTTCGCCGCTGAATATAACGAAGCTGCAGAAATGGTCCAAAAGCTCCTCGACAACGGCGCCGACGTACATTCAAAAGGTCCAGATGGATGCACAGCCCTTCACCTTGCTGCTGGGTGTAACAAAAACCCAGAAATagtcaaaattttgcttgacaATGGCGCCGAATTAGATGCACaagacaataaaaaaaggaccGCACTGCATTGCGCCGCTAATTTTAACCAAGTTGTAGAAGTTATCCAAGAGTTGCTTGAAAACGGAGCCGATGTTGATTCACAAGAACATAGAGGAAATACAGCACTTAACCTAGCTTCTGGCTGGAACGAAAACCCtgaaatagtgaaaattttacttgaaaatggTGCCAAAGTAAACGAAAATGACAATAATAAAAGTACCGCACTGCATTACGCCGCTAAATTCAACCCAGTTGCAGAAATTGTCCAAAATCTTCTCGACAATGGCGCCGACGTCCACTCAAATTGTCTAGAAGGATTAACAGCCCTTCACCTTGCTGCTGGGTTTAACAAAAACCTAGAAGTAGTGAAAATCTTGCTTGAAAAGGGTGCAAATGTAAACGCACAAAGCAATGATCACTGGACCGTACTACATTACGCCGCTAAATTTAACCCAATTGCAGAAGTTGTCCAGAAACTGGTCAAAAACGGCGCCGACGTCCATTCCCAAGATCAAGAAGGGTCATCAGCTCTTCACCTAGCTGCTAGATGGAATGAAAACCaagaaatagttaaaaatttgcttcaaaatgGTGGTGTAGTAAACGCAAatgacaataataaatataccGCACTGCATTGCGCCGCTAAATTCAACCCAATGGCAGAAGTTATCCAAGTGTTGCTCGAAAACGGAGCTAACGTTGAGTCACAAAATAAAGATGGAAATACAGCCCTTCACCTGGCTGCTGGATGGAACAAAAACCCAGCAATAGTGAcaattttgctccaaaatgGTGCCAAAGTAAACGAAAATGACAATACAAAATGGACCGCACTGCATTACGCCTCTAAATTCAACCCAGTGGCAGAAATGGTCCAAGAGTTGCTCGACAATGGCGCCAACGTTCAGTCGCAAGATGAAAATGGTTTATCCGCCCTTCACCTAGCTGCTGGCTGGAACGAAAACCCtgaaatagtgaaaattttatttggacaTAAAGCCGAAGTAAACACAgaagacaataaaaaatcaacagcaCTGCATTTGGCCGCTAAATTCAACCCAGTTGCAGAGGTTATCCAAGAGCTTCTCGACAACGGCGCCGACGTTCATTCAAATGGTCTAGATGGATTAACAGCCGTTCACCTTGCTGCTGGGTATAACAAGAACCCTGAAATAGTGAAGATATTGCTTCAAAATGGTGCCAAAGTAAACGCAATTGACAACAATAAATGGACCGCACTGCATTACGCCGCTAAATTTAACCCAATTGCAGTAGTTATCCAAGAGTTGCTTGAAAACGGAGCCAACGTTAATTCACAAGATTGTAGAGGAAATACAGCCCTTAACCTAGCTGCTGGATGGAACAACAACTCGgaaattataacaattttgcttcaaaatggAGCTAAAGTAAACGAAAatgacaataataaatttacctcACTGCACTACGCCGCTAAATTCAACCCAGATACAGAATTAGTCCAAAAACTTATCGACAACGGCACCGACGTTCATTCAAAAGACCAAGAAGGATTAACACCCCTTCACCTTGCTGCAGGGTTTAACAAAAACCCAGAATTAGTGACAATATTGCTTGAAAATGGCGCCAACGTCAACTCACAAAGCAATACTAAATGGACCGCATTGCATTTCGCCGCTGAATATAACGAAGCTGCGGAAATGGTCCAAAAGCTCCTCGACAATGGCGCCGACGTTCATTCAAAAGGTCCCGAAGGATTAACAGCCCTTCACCTTGCTGCTGGGTGTAGTAAAAACCcagaaatagttaaaattttgcttcaaaatggTGCCGAAGTAAACGCAGAACAAAATAGTAAATGGACAGCACTGCATTACGCCGCTGAAAATAACCACAATGAAGAAATAGTCCGAAAGTTGCTCGAAAACGGCGCCGACGTTCATTCACGAAATCAAGACGGATTATCAGCTCTTCACCTAGCTATTGAGGGGAATGAAAatcgagaaataataaaaattttgcttgacaATGGTGCTAAAGTTAATGCGcaagacaataaaaaattaaccgcTCTGCATTACGCCATTAGAAGCAACAAAGTTGCAACTGTGGTCGAAAATCTGCTCGACAAAGGCGCCGAAGTTAATTCAAAAACAATCACGGGACAATCAGCCATTCACCTAGCTGCaatgtataataaaaatgcagaaattttgcaaattctgCTCGACAAAGGTGCCAAAGTAAACGCAAAAGACATTGATGATTGGACCGCACTGCATTACGCCGCTAGATATAACCCAGCTTCAAATATCATCCAAAAATTGCTCGAAAACAGCGCCGACGTTCTTGCACAAAGTACGGATGGATTAACGGCACTTCACCTAGCTGCTAGGTGGAACACAAACCCCGAAATAGTGAAAGTTTTGCTGGAAAAAGGTGCCAATGTAAACgcacaaaataataacaagTGGACCTCACTGCATTTAGCCGTTAGATATAATCCAACTTCAGAAATTGTCCAAATGCTGCTCGAAAATGGCGTCGACGTTCATTCACAAATTAAAGATGGATATACAGCCCTTCACTTATCTGCGATGTATAATAAAAACCcagatattttgaaaattttgcttcaaaatgaTGCCAAAGTGAACGCACAAGACAATAATACATTTACCGCGCTCCATTTGGCTGCTAGATTTAACCCAACTCGAGAAATCGTCCAAAATCTGTGCGAAAATGGTGCTGACGTTCTTTTAGAAATTGAAGCTGGATTAACAGCACTTCACCTAGCTGCTGGGTGGAATGAAAACGCAGATATTGTGAAAACTTTACTTGAAAATGGTGCCAAAGTAAACGCACAAAACAATGATAGAGTGAGCGCACTGCATTTTGCAGCTAGATTTAACCCAGCTTCAGAAATAATCCAAATGCTGCTCGAAAACGGCGCTGACGTTCATTTACATGATCAAGATGGATATACAGCCCTTCAGCTAGCTGCTGAGTACAATACAAACCCGGAAATAGTGCAAATTTTGCTCGCCAATGgtgcaaaattaaacgaaacATGA
- the LOC135943847 gene encoding zinc finger protein 780B-like, whose translation MNLPEPSVGDENLKTECFFCGKMRRYMFTHLERAHKDLMIKKCESNVCFKYFETEIKKKMHFSIFHQNTHKPPLKYDCQYCADASFSDPVCYICHMRRVHPEIALKCSVRNCVFIFKTDEEVNAHLDAVHVVREQGDVFRCHSCDFKSNVCTNLVEHLSKNHLAVKIIECPTCAEVFFNLSDLKRHEKVAHRWMVCSYCKQPVETLKMDKHVNHECPECMNTLLCAGFLKKHLPKCHGKNKILRNKLKRKLKVKRYKKRSSLKKLKSENNRAEGGAPHKKDSLKVSKAPAETFHCNRTYKLRSDDKTFTL comes from the coding sequence ATGAACCTACCAGAGCCTTCAGTAGGGGACGAGAATCTAAAAACGGAATGCTTCTTCTGCGGTAAAATGAGACGCTACATGTTCACTCACCTGGAGAGAGCCCACAAAGACCTGATGATTAAGAAGTGCGAAAGCAACGTTTGTTTCAAGTACTTTGAAACTGAAATCAAGAAAAAGATGCATTTTAGCATTTTCCACCAAAATACGCATAAGCCGCCGCTCAAGTACGATTGTCAGTACTGCGCAGACGCGTCGTTCAGCGACCCCGTTTGCTACATTTGCCACATGCGCAGGGTCCACCCGGAAATTGCATTGAAATGCTCTGTGCGTAactgcgtttttattttcaaaacggACGAAGAGGTGAACGCCCACCTCGACGCGGTGCACGTTGTCCGCGAGCAAGGGGACGTCTTCCGCTGTCATTCGTGCGACTTCAAGAGCAACGTCTGCACCAACCTTGTGGAGCACTTGAGCAAAAATCACCTGGCGGTGAAGATAATCGAGTGCCCTACCTGCGCTGAGGTGTTCTTCAACCTGAGCGACCTGAAACGCCACGAGAAAGTGGCGCACAGGTGGATGGTGTGTTCCTACTGCAAACAGCCCGTGGAAACTCTGAAAATGGACAAGCACGTGAACCACGAATGTCCAGAGTGCATGAATACGCTGCTCTGCGCCGGATTTTTGAAGAAACACTTGCCAAAGTGCCACGGAAAAAATAAGATTCTCCGCAACAAGCTCAAACGTAAATTGAAGGTCAAACGTTATAAAAAGAGGAGCAGCCTCAAGAAGTTGAAGAGTGAAAATAACCGTGCAGAAGGTGGGGCACCACATAAGAAGGATTCCCTCAAAGTTTCAAAAGCTCCAGCGGAAACTTTTCACTGCAACAGAACCTATAAGTTGCGCAGTGATGATAAAACTTTTACGTTGTAA